A stretch of DNA from Anaerobacillus isosaccharinicus:
TTAGCAACAACACAAGCATGGTTTGGGATAATTTGCACTTTATCAGTTAGGGCTAATGTAGAAGTCGCACTTAGTGTGGCAACGCCATGTTCTTCAGAAAGTCTTTCTATTGTAACTTCAGGGTGGCCAATGACGCTACCGAAACCAACAACGCTTTTGTTCCCATGGGCACCTTGGTCTAAGGCGAGTGCTTTACTACCAGTGTCGAAAATGATGCGATCTTTTTTTACACTGGCAACGGAAGCAAGGACTGTTAAAGCACAGTTAGAAGCTGTTGCGACGCCGAGTCCTACTTGGCACATATCGTAAAAAGCTGCGTTTCCAGGTCGAATTTCAGTTATTCCGTCAATGGTAGCACCGTATTTAAATGTTGGTGTAGATCCAATACTTCGATGTTTGATTGGAATCCCTGCTTGCTCACAAAGGATTGCGCTGTCTAATACTGTTTGTGCTTCACATTTGGCGATCGATTTAATTTGTTCGAGAGAAGTTGCTGCGTAAGAGTGGCCAGCATGAGTGAAGATACCTGTTAAATGGATGTTAGGTAGTTTGGTAATCTCCGTTGCAAGGTCTAACACTTCATTTACTTCAACACCGCAACGGTTTAAGCCTGAATTTACTTTGATCCACACTGTTATGGGACTGGCACCGTTAAATGCTTCATCAACGATTTTGGCTTGCTCTAGTGAATCAATAGCTATCGTGATTTTTGCCTGATTAGTTAACGTTCGAAGTCGCTCTAATTTTTGTTCACTTGATAGGGGATAAGCGATTAAAATATCAACTATTCCAGCAGCGACCATGACCTCTGCTTCTTCAAGTTTTGCAACTGTTATTCCACATGCCCCTCTTTCAAGCTGCATTTTTGCGATTTGAAGACTTTTATGAGTTTTTATATGAGGTCTCCAGCTAATATTGTTTTCTTTGGCAATGGAACTAATTTCATCTAAGTTTTTTTCGAGCAGATTGAGGTCAAGGAGTAAAGCAGGAGTATCGAGCTTAAGTATGGAATTATTGGTCAAGAGAGATCACCTCATTTTCAAAGTTTGATTACTATGACTGTATCATAGGAAAAGAAGTGAGGAAAGTTCAAACGATTCGTAATAGCATATGTAGTTCACCCTAATCAATTAAGGAGATTTCAGGGAAATGCATTTGTTTCTACTATAAATAATTGAAAATTTCATCCACCATACATTTATTTACAGTATTTGTAAAAGATATATTCATATCGGTGAAAGAAGGTATGAATTTGAACATCATTATTATAGTACTTTTGTTTCTATTAAATATAAGATATCAATCGTTTAAGCACCTAAAAAAATATGCACCAACTATGGTATATGTATCAACATTTAATGCACTTTATTATTATTTATGTAAACATTATTTGCTATGGGACTTTAAGTCAATAAATCTCAGTGTTAGATGGTTAAGGGGATTACATATATTTATCTTAACGCCTTCTTTGGTTCTCTTATATTTAACGAAATTTCCTAGAAAGATCGAGAAACAACCAATTTATATTCTAAAGTGGGTGGCTGTTTCAAGTATCTGTGAGTTTATTGTTTTCAAACAAGGGTTACTTTTCTTCAAAAGGGGCTGGAATATAGGTTGGTCAGCGTTGTTATATTTAAAAATGTATGTTTATAGTTATTTCTTTAAAGAACATAAGCTAACAGTTCTCGGCCTTTCGATCATTACAACAGTTACTGCATTAAAAATCTTTAACGTTCCACTTAGAAATGATCAATTGAAGGGACCTCTCGCTATCCCTTTTTTAAAGAAAAAAAAGAAATTCATATCATTTTAAGAAAGGATGGTATTTGCCATCCTTTTTCTAATTTATTTGAAGTCCATGTGGGAATTTGTGTAAAAATTATAAAAGTAAAGAATTCTTTTGATTGCCTCTTGCATTTTTTGGTAAACTATATTATAGTACATTACAACAGTAATGCACTATGTTAGATACTTAGTTAGGGGGTGCGCCGTGATTTTAAATACTGATGGAACGAAGCCAATTTATGTTCAAATTTCTGATTGGCTAGAAACCGAAATATTGTCTGGAAATATTGGAGCAGATGAGAAGGTATATTCTCAATATCAACTTGCCGAGATGTTTAATATAAACCCCGCAACAGCAGCAAAAGGCTTAAATATGTTAGCAGATGAGAATATTGTGTATAAAAAACGAGGGTTAGGGATGTTTGTGTCTCCTGATGCACTTGATATGATTTTGATAAAACGGAAAAGTCTAACGTTAAAACGATTAGTTTTAGAGATCGTAACAGAGGCAAGGCAACTTGGTGTATCCGAAACAGAATTGGTTGAGATGATTAAAGAAGTGAATAACGTTAGGGAGGAATAGAGATGAATGTCATTCAATGTGAAAACTTAAATAAAAAGTACAGTAGCAGTCATGCCTTAAAAAACTTGTCATTTACAATTGAGGAAAATAAAATTACTGGATTGATTGGACGAAATGGCGCCGGAAAAACAACCTTATTAAAACTAATTGCTGGCTTTTCACAACCGTCTTCGGGTAAAGTGGTGGTTTTTTCTGAAGTCCCTTTTAATAACTTGAAAGTTTCCCAAAATATGATTTTTATAGATGATAACATGACGTTACCCCAGTCAATAAGTTTGTTAGATATCTTGTATACTGCCAATGATTTTTACGAAAATTGGGATATGGAGTTAGCAAGACGTCTATTTGACTATTTTTCATTTAATCCAAACGATCTTCAGAAAAATTTATCAAAAGGAATGAAAAGTACGTTTCATGCCATTATTGGTTTAGCAGCTAGGTGTCCGTTAACAATCTTTGATGAACCGACGACAGGGATGGACGCGTCTGTTCGAAAAGATTTTTATCGTGCCCTATTAAAAGACTATCTAGAACATCCACGAACGATTCTATTATCTAGCCACCATTTAAATGAAATCGACGACTTAATTGAAGATGTGTTACTCATTAAGAATGGAGAGAAATACCTTCAAATTTCAGTAGAAGAATTAAAACAATTTGCGATTGGCTTAAGTGGAAAAAAGATTGTTGTTGACGAATGGACAAAAGGAAAGGAAATTATTTATAAAAAAATGGTGGGAACTGACAGTGCTTATGTAGTCGTCCACAATGATTATATGAAAGAAGATCTTGAGAAAGCTCGCTTAAATGGGATTGATATTAGTAGCGTTGCTGCCGAAGATGTATGTGTTTATTTAACAAATAAGACGAAAGGCGGAATTGATGATGTCTTTGACAAGCGTTAATGCAGCGGAAATAATAAAAAAACAATATTTCTATAAATTACGTGCTCATTATGGAATATTTACATCGTTATTCATTACACAATTGGTTGCTCTAGCATTCTCATTTATGGCCAGTGGTTCAATGGGGTCTGGTGGTGAGGGTGTTTCGATTAATGTTAGTTTTTATACAGGTAATGTCATTATTGCATTCACGATGCTTTGGGCATTTATTAGTGGAGTCTCAATGAATTCTAAGCTTGTTAGAAATGGTGATTTTTCTTTTGTGACCAATCGTTTAACTAGTCATGTATCTAGCCTTGCTTTTTTGTTAACAACGACCGTTGTCGGTGGGATCATGGCAATGCTTGGAAGTTCATTGTTGAAAACGATTATTTACTTTTTAAAAGGTGATAGTATATTAAATCATACGTATTCGATCCCAGTTATTGAACTGTTAATTGGAGTCATTGCTACAATTCTTTATGTAACTCTTTTTGGCATATTTGGGTATGCGGTAGCAAGTCTCACTCAATTAAATAAAATCTTTATTTTCTTGCTCCCCCTTATATTCATAGGTTTACTATTCGTGGAAGGTAAAACAAACGGTCAAGGGCCACTTTCAGTCGTTTTTAGATTTTTTGCCATGGAATCTTCGTTATTTTTATTCGCGATAAAAGTGATCGTCGTGATAGGTATTCTTTGCTTAACAGCGACTACGATGTCCAACAAGCTGGAGGTGCGAAGATGAATGTTCTTATAACAGCAATATTGCCACTCTTTATTTTGTTAATTGTTGCAGCGATTGCGACTGGATTGATTAAATTGACAGCACAAAATGCCAAATTCCTTAATGGTAAGGCTATCATGTACATTTTTGCGGGGTATGGAGCGATTGTATTTAGTTCGGTCTTATTCACTTATACAATTCCTTCAGAGACTTCTGAAATCGGTGAAATCTCAACGAAACAGGTACAAGAAATTACTGATCATTTTTATGAGGCAATAAATGAAGGTAATTTAGCAGAGGTTGAAGGTGTGAAGGTTACTGATAACTGGAATTTTCCTTTTAATGAAAATATATTAAACATTAAAACCGTCTTAAATGATTCTTATTCACATTCCTGGGTTGTAGTTGATAAAGACACAAATCTCGTTGACGAAGTAAGGATAACACGATACACCACACCACACATTGTTAATGGTGTTGAATATACAGAAAGAATTAATTCACCCACGTTGAATTTACAAAGTAATACGTTAACAATCAAACCGCCGGGGCGTACTGAGATTAGATTATCGAAATTTCATAAAGAATTTCCAATCACTCAATTCACTGGGGAAAAAATGTTTCCTAGCCACGAAAGTACTTGGAGTGCCAATGTACTATACTTGCAAGTTCCTGCACACGTTAAAATTACTGCAGATGAAAATGTAAGTTTACAATATCGAGGACAGTAAAGGTTAGATTACTTAGGTAGCTAACTTCTAAGGCATAGAAGCGATTACTAAAAATGGTAATCGCTTCTATTTCTGAAGAGAAACATGCTAGTATAGTAGTATACAAACATAATTAAGAGAGGGTCAATGGATGAAAAAAAAGTTACTGATTTTCGGAGCGGTCCTACTGTGCCTCCCCATAAGTTACCTAGCTTTTGTTCATAGCTTGATGACAAAAGCAGCACAACAAGAACCACCAAATGATATAGCCCATGTCATCGTTTTAGGAGCAAAATTAAATGGCGATGTTATGAGTCTTTCGTTATATTACCGAGTTCGTGAAGCGCTTCATTATCTAGAAGATAATCCAAAGGCAAAGGTGATTGTTTCAGGTGGGCAAGGTGAGGGTGAGTGGATCACAGAAGCAAGTGCAATGGCTACTTATTTTATTGAAAATGGCATTGAGGAAAATAGAATTATTCTTGAAGAATTATCGACAACAACGTTTGAGAATTTTAAATTTAGCCGCGGGAAAATTGGGGAAGAGATTAAAGAGGTTGTTGTGGTTACGAATGACTTTCATTTGTATAGAGCGATGGTCATTGCTAGGCGTCAAGGTTTTGAACCCTACCCATTAGCTGCCGAAACACCGCGAGTTGTAAGAGAGAAGTTGTGGACTAGGGAATATGTAGCCATTTTAAAAACTTGGATTTTTGATCGGTAATATATTTAAAATCTTGAAATAGAGCAGTTATCACTCCTGAATTTTAAGAAAAATATGACAATTTTGTTTACGTGATGCCTATCCACCGTTTAGAATAGTTAGTATATATTCTAAATAGTACCATTGATACGATTTAAGTCAGTTTCCTAATAAAACTGTTTTCCAAGGGGAAGTAGGTGTAAAAAGTGGAACTAGATGGACTTTTAGAAGTGCTAAATGAATTAGGGTATGTTGGGATATTTCTTTGGTTATGGCTTGGAATGCTAGGTATTCCAATTCCTAATGAAGCGATTGTAACATCTATAGGGTACTTGTCAGGTACGCAAATTTTACAAGCAGATAAAGTTTTTGTTATGGGCTATTTAGGCATCGTTGCAAGTTTGACGACGAGTTATTTGTTAGGAAGAGTAATCGGTAAAACACTAGTAAACTATTTTTCTAAAAAGAGAGGAACCAAATCATCTATTAGAAAGGCTGTTTACTTAATTAAGAAATATCATGTGTATTCCTTAGTTGTCAGCTATTTTATTCCTGGCGTTCGAATTTTTGTTCCCTTTTTATACGGAATGATGCGCCTTTCATATGTGCGCTTTGCCGTACTATCCTATACAACAGCGCTGCTTTGGTTTTGTTTATTTTTCTTTTTTGGCATGATTACTGGAAAAAATGAGGATCTTTCAATCTTAATGATTATTGCAGTGATTGTATCTATAAGTATTATTACGATGATTTTTAATTCACATAAAAAAAAGAAGCGTGTTGAAGAGTCTTTTCATAGCTAAAGTTGAAGTCTTTAAAGGATGTGGTCGTGTGTTATCCGGAATTCGCATCATTGATTTTAGTCAGTATTTACCTGGCCCATATGCAACAATGAGACTAGCAGACAAAGGCGCAGAGGTTATTGTCGTTGAACCTCTAGAAGGTGAGTCGAGTAGACATTTAGAATTGAAAAGTGAAGGAACGAGTTTACTATATTTAGCTAACAATCGAAATAAAAAAAGTATTGCAATCAATTTGAAGGAGCCAAAAGGACAGCAGTTGGCTCTAGATTTAATAAAAGAAGCTGATGTTGTTGTAGAAAGTTTTCGACCTAGTGTTATGAAAAGGCTAGGATTAGATTATGAGACTGTAAAGAAAATAAAAAATGATATTATTTATTGCTCAATATCAGGTTTCGGACAAATGGGACAGATGAGTCATTTAGGTAGCCATGATTTAAATTATTTGGCAATAAGTGGGGTCCTTGCCCAACTAAAGGATGAGAGGGGAAGACCAATGGTCCCCTCTGTTCAGCTTGCTGACCATCTTGGGTCATTTAACTGCACAGAAGAAATTTTAACCGCAATGATTAAGCGTTCGAAAACAAACGAAGGTAGTTACATAGATTTGTCGCTTGTAGATGCCCTTGTTTCAATCATGGGGACAAATTACATGCACTATAGTGAAGCTAAGCAATATCGAGGTGTTCCTGAGCTTATTGGTGAAAAAAGTTGTTATAACATTTATGAAACACAAGATGGAAGGTACGTTGCTTTTGCTGCATTAGAAGAAAAATTTTGGACTAATTTTTGCAAAGCGGTAGGAAAAGAAGAATGGATCCCGCTTCACAAAGAAACTTGTCCATTTTTTCATAAAGAAATAACTGAATTTTTCAAAAAAAGAACACTAGAGCAGTGGACGCAATTTTCATTTAAGGTTGATTGTTGTCTCACACCTATATTAGAAATTAACGAAATAATAGATTTTCCTTTTTTAAAAGAAAGAAATTTATTCTTAGACGAAAAAAATAAAGGAAGTTCCATTGCAAGCTTTTTCTCACAAAATTTAAGTGGTGTAAGTCGACCGCCACAGGTAGGTGAAGATACAGAAGAGATATTAAGCTCAATTTTAAACTATTCGCCTATAAAAATAAAAAGCTTAATAAATACCAAAATTGTTAGGAGTGGAGTAAAAAATTGAGAGAAGCAGTAATGATCGAAGCAGTTCGAACGCCTATAGGAAGAAGAAATGGTGCACTTAGTCAATATCGCCCAGATGAAATGTTAGCACTTGTTTTAAATGAGGTAGTTACAAGAGCAGGAATTAATAAATCAGAGGTAGAGGATGTTATTGCAGGGTGTGTTACCCAAGCTGGTGAGCAGTCAGCTGATATTGCTAGAATTTCTTCATTAATTGCAGGTTTTCCAAAAGAAGTTCCCGGAGTAACGATTGATAGGCAGTGTGGTTCAAGTGAGCAAGCGATTCACTTTGCTGCCCAAGCGGTACTAAGTGGTGACATGGACTGTGTGATTGCATGCGGAGTTGAGAGCATGTCGAGGGTTCCAATGTTTTCTCAATTTCAAGGGCGCCACGAAAGTGAGAAACTTTTATCAAAATATGAAATTATCCACCAAGGATTATCAGCAGAACGTATAGCAGAAAAGTGGAGTTTGAGTCGTCACGAATTAGATGAGTTTGCTTTTTTAAGTCACCAAAAAGCATTACATGCTCAAAAAAAAGGTTATTTCAAAAGAGAAATTATGCCTGTCGAAATTGAAAAAGAAGGTGAAATTATTATTTTCTCTGATGATGAAGGACCTAGAGTTGATACAACAGTGGAACGGTTAGGTACATTAAAAACACCATTTTTAGAGGGTGGTTACATTTCAGCAGGTAATGCTAGTCAAATTAGTGACGGGGCCGCAGCTGTATTAATTATGTCGAAAGAAAAAGCAGTGCAACTCGGTTTAAAACCGAGATTTAAAATTGTAGCTAGAGCTGTTGTTGGTTCTGATCCAACGTTAATGCTTACAGGCCCTATTAGCGCAACAAAAAAAGCTTTAGCGAAGGCAAATCTAACTTTAGAAGATATTGATTTGTTTGAAGTAAATGAGGCATTTGCTTCAGTTCCATTAGCTTGGGCAAAAGAGCTTAATGTAGACTTGAACAAACTAAACGTAAATGGTGGCGCAATCGCCTTAGGTCACCCCCTTGGTGCTACTGGTACCAGAGTCATGACAACGATGCTCCATGAATTAGAACGGAGCGGGAAAAGGTATGGACTACAAGCTATTTGTGAAGGATACGGGATGGCTAACGCTACGATTGTTGAG
This window harbors:
- a CDS encoding DedA family protein, coding for MELDGLLEVLNELGYVGIFLWLWLGMLGIPIPNEAIVTSIGYLSGTQILQADKVFVMGYLGIVASLTTSYLLGRVIGKTLVNYFSKKRGTKSSIRKAVYLIKKYHVYSLVVSYFIPGVRIFVPFLYGMMRLSYVRFAVLSYTTALLWFCLFFFFGMITGKNEDLSILMIIAVIVSISIITMIFNSHKKKKRVEESFHS
- a CDS encoding alanine racemase; this translates as MTNNSILKLDTPALLLDLNLLEKNLDEISSIAKENNISWRPHIKTHKSLQIAKMQLERGACGITVAKLEEAEVMVAAGIVDILIAYPLSSEQKLERLRTLTNQAKITIAIDSLEQAKIVDEAFNGASPITVWIKVNSGLNRCGVEVNEVLDLATEITKLPNIHLTGIFTHAGHSYAATSLEQIKSIAKCEAQTVLDSAILCEQAGIPIKHRSIGSTPTFKYGATIDGITEIRPGNAAFYDMCQVGLGVATASNCALTVLASVASVKKDRIIFDTGSKALALDQGAHGNKSVVGFGSVIGHPEVTIERLSEEHGVATLSATSTLALTDKVQIIPNHACVVANLFDEYNVHRNSVIVDSWPVDARGKMR
- a CDS encoding GntR family transcriptional regulator, which encodes MILNTDGTKPIYVQISDWLETEILSGNIGADEKVYSQYQLAEMFNINPATAAKGLNMLADENIVYKKRGLGMFVSPDALDMILIKRKSLTLKRLVLEIVTEARQLGVSETELVEMIKEVNNVREE
- a CDS encoding ATP-binding cassette domain-containing protein, with protein sequence MNVIQCENLNKKYSSSHALKNLSFTIEENKITGLIGRNGAGKTTLLKLIAGFSQPSSGKVVVFSEVPFNNLKVSQNMIFIDDNMTLPQSISLLDILYTANDFYENWDMELARRLFDYFSFNPNDLQKNLSKGMKSTFHAIIGLAARCPLTIFDEPTTGMDASVRKDFYRALLKDYLEHPRTILLSSHHLNEIDDLIEDVLLIKNGEKYLQISVEELKQFAIGLSGKKIVVDEWTKGKEIIYKKMVGTDSAYVVVHNDYMKEDLEKARLNGIDISSVAAEDVCVYLTNKTKGGIDDVFDKR
- a CDS encoding YdcF family protein, with product MKKKLLIFGAVLLCLPISYLAFVHSLMTKAAQQEPPNDIAHVIVLGAKLNGDVMSLSLYYRVREALHYLEDNPKAKVIVSGGQGEGEWITEASAMATYFIENGIEENRIILEELSTTTFENFKFSRGKIGEEIKEVVVVTNDFHLYRAMVIARRQGFEPYPLAAETPRVVREKLWTREYVAILKTWIFDR
- a CDS encoding CaiB/BaiF CoA transferase family protein, with protein sequence MLSGIRIIDFSQYLPGPYATMRLADKGAEVIVVEPLEGESSRHLELKSEGTSLLYLANNRNKKSIAINLKEPKGQQLALDLIKEADVVVESFRPSVMKRLGLDYETVKKIKNDIIYCSISGFGQMGQMSHLGSHDLNYLAISGVLAQLKDERGRPMVPSVQLADHLGSFNCTEEILTAMIKRSKTNEGSYIDLSLVDALVSIMGTNYMHYSEAKQYRGVPELIGEKSCYNIYETQDGRYVAFAALEEKFWTNFCKAVGKEEWIPLHKETCPFFHKEITEFFKKRTLEQWTQFSFKVDCCLTPILEINEIIDFPFLKERNLFLDEKNKGSSIASFFSQNLSGVSRPPQVGEDTEEILSSILNYSPIKIKSLINTKIVRSGVKN
- a CDS encoding thiolase family protein — translated: MREAVMIEAVRTPIGRRNGALSQYRPDEMLALVLNEVVTRAGINKSEVEDVIAGCVTQAGEQSADIARISSLIAGFPKEVPGVTIDRQCGSSEQAIHFAAQAVLSGDMDCVIACGVESMSRVPMFSQFQGRHESEKLLSKYEIIHQGLSAERIAEKWSLSRHELDEFAFLSHQKALHAQKKGYFKREIMPVEIEKEGEIIIFSDDEGPRVDTTVERLGTLKTPFLEGGYISAGNASQISDGAAAVLIMSKEKAVQLGLKPRFKIVARAVVGSDPTLMLTGPISATKKALAKANLTLEDIDLFEVNEAFASVPLAWAKELNVDLNKLNVNGGAIALGHPLGATGTRVMTTMLHELERSGKRYGLQAICEGYGMANATIVERI